The window CTAGGGCTGTAAATGGTTTTAGTGTTCATCTACGAAAGTAGGCAGCCATCTAGTCATAAGCTTTACTCTAACCTCAATATAAATAACAAACAAACTCTAACGGTGTTTCTTCGCCGAATTGCTTCTTAACGCAGACATTATCTCGTAACAAAGTATCTTCACACTACGTACAAGCATGACAAAAATAAGAATTTCGTATGTTCTCTTCCTTCAATGCTGAAATATTTTCGTTAGGTAAGATATCGGCGTATATCTTAATATGAGCTTGACCGCAGTCAGAGAAGTGCTCCAACCTTGGTCGGATTGTGATGTAATAATACTTTATTGTACAGTGCAAATCGTTATGTTCAAAACTCGATAAGTCTTACTGCATCTAGTACTTGTAGAGAGCTCCAGATCCGTTATTATGTTCAACATAGGAAACTGTTCTTGGTTCACGTATTTTTCACGTTCGCACAGGGGTATCACACAGACAGGTGCTCTGGGAATGAAGTTCCTGTTCAGACTTATGTTGTGCTTAGTTTCATAAAATCAGTTAGGCTGAATCGTACTACGATTCCTTTTCTTATctgaatctgtgttcagttttttaaaaaCACTGGCGATGGGATTGTAAGTCTTCATCCTCTCTCCAACTACCAACTTAATCATTAGCTCTGTCATTTGGTGTCGAATGTCAATACATGCCTATTCGCCATAGAACTGAATAAGCTAACTGTCTATCGTCTTACTACAGTAGAGGAGGATCCAGCACCTCTGCAGCCTCACCTACACTACGCACCCgccatccgtaatgctggaattcaatatggtgttgccccatccttatcttcatgacagcttccactctcgcaggcatacgttcaatcaggtgctggaaggtttcttggggaatggttgtGCATACATCACAGAgtactacactgaggagaggtatcgatgccggtcggtgaagcctggcacgaagtcagcgttaaaAAAACGTCCCAAATGCGTTCAatgggactcaggtcaggactctgtgcagggcaatccagtacaaggatgttactgtcctgtaaccactccgccacaggccgtgcattattaacaggtgctcgatcgtgttgaaagatgcaatcgccatccccaaattgctattcaacagtgggaagcaagaaggcgcttaaaatattaatttaggcctgtgctgtgatagcgccacgtaaAACAATAAggtgtgcaagccccttccatgaaaaacacgaccacactataacaccaccgcttccaaattttactgttggaactacacacctggcagatgacgttcagtggGCGTTCGCCATaaacacaccttgccatcggagcgccacattgtgtaccgtgattcgtcactccaacattttttccactgttcatttgagcaatgtttgcgctccttacaccaagtgaggcttcGTTTGTCCTTTAACCtcatgatgtgtgtcttatgagcagctgctcgaccatgaaatccacctcccgcctaactgtcatagtgcttgcagtggatcctgatgcattttgcaattcctgtgtgatggtctggatagatgtcttcgtattacacattacgaccctctccaagagtcggcggtctctgtcagtcaaaacttACTTGGACATCTCAAGATAATATGACCGTCTTGGTatcagaataaataaatataaacattaatttaTCATGAAAAGTCACTTTATTTGCTCCATTGCTGCGCACATGTCAGCGAAACAGTGGGTAAATAAATAGCTGGCTTTTTATGAAGTGCGTCTTCTCAGAAGTAGTGCGTCTTGACGACGGCGGGAGCTGCGGCGTAGGCTACAGGGGCGTGgtaggcgggggcggcgtaggccacaGCAGGGGCGGCGTAGGCCACAGCGGGGGCGGCTACGGCGGCCTTGACGacagcgggggcggcgtaggccacgGGGGCGGCGGCCACCGCGGGGGCGGTGTAGGCGACAGCAGGCGCGCCCAGGaagccgggggcggcggcggcgacggccagCACGGCGGCGAGGACGATCTGTGATGACAAAGAATGAGTTACAATGGTGACAGAATATTATGAAATCTTTTTTAATGGACAGTTAAAAGTCTATCGTAATATGTCCAAAAGTATATGAGTCATTACTCTATCAGTTCTGAGACATAAGAATGATATTCAGGAACCGCAACGAATGCCTTTTTTCATATCACACATGTCCATTATAGCGTGAAAAATTTGAAGCGAAATGTGGAAAATCAGTTCCTACCCTATTTTTCATATGTGTAAGCTTCTTTTGCGGAGCATATGGGACATAATGCCCATAACATACGGTGGTTATGTTTCTATTATATGAGAGCTGGACAGCTGAAATGGAAGTCATTAGTGATTTGGCCAACATATTCTTCCTTCACGATATCTCACAGACTTGATTAAAAATATTAATTGCATCGAATTAACATCAGAAATACTTTTGTAGCTTTCTGGCTACAAAATCTCGTATAGTATTAGAAACGTTTATCCACTTCCAATGGTACTCCTAAGATTTGTGGTAGGTAGATTGACAAGACTTGCATGTTATATCCCACCTGCCCCTAGGCTTGGTGCCACGAGGTTTATTCACCCCGTATAACGAGTGGTACACATACTTGTACAATGTAGGATGTAAATCTACATCTTTACTCCGCAAGATTACGTAATATGGCAGATGTTATTTTATGGATTACCGTCATTTATCCCTGTTTCTTGTTCAAGGTGTGGATGGTACTTAGGAAgactgattgttggtaagcctccatgCTTACTTGAACCTCTCTAAGGTTACTTTCGCGGCCCTTTCGCGTGATGTACACAGGAGAAAGCAATATTTTGgctgattttttttattaacatacGCCCTGTTTCCCAACACCTCCCTCGTATCGCCTTGGTTGGGTACCTGTGTGACGTTATTGCGCTTGCtagaacctgtgacgaaacacacTGTTTTTCTTTGAATCTCAATtgcctctgtcagtcctatctcgtaCGGTTCCCACACTAAGGGGCAACAGTGAAGAATCAGTTGAAAAAGGGCACTGTAAGCGACATCCGTCGTGAGTGGAGTATACTAGTGGAGTATACTTCCTCGTAATATTCCAATGAATCCCATCTGCCAttcctacgattagttttatgtggtcgttccatttacTCCCAGATATGTaacggatgttaccacttccagtGATCGTTATTCAAACGTGTAATCAAACAGTAAGGAATATTTCCGCTCCTTACGCGCAACGCGCTTCACTTGTTTATATTGAGAATCCCATAAAAATCCTTGTATAAATCAGCTATCCTCTACATGTAGTTACAGATTTCCACTGCTGTATGTTCTCACGATTTCTAATCCCACTGTCAGTCCTTCTGGTACAAGTCGCAAAATCATTTGCGGACCTCTTCATAAAGCTTCCAACGTTagccactagatcatttatatatactatgTACAATAAACGGCTATAGCTATTTCTGAACATTTTGTTCTTTTAAGAACAATTTTCTGTTCCTTAGGTGAACAGGAGGTTTACGTTCGAAACGAGTAAATTGCAGCATGCGTTGGATTTGGGAACAGACCACATTCCTTATTCTCCCATGAGTTTATTATACGGATACAGCCATGTGAACTAAACCATTAAAGGAAAGATAAATACTCTGCCATTTTTTCAATGTAAAATGAAGTTTCTCTGCACAGCACGAAGATCTAATTCAGCCACGGGCAACCTTAAGTGACCTGCTGGCCTCATACTCGTAACTTACTTAAGTTCGCGGCCAACTCGTCACGTGACGCGACATCAGCGCTCCTAGCACATAAAGTGTGAACTATAACGTCCGTTTATGGGATGACGAACCAATGTGTATAGCACCACTTTCCCTATATGTCAAACCAACATATTATTCCTCAAAATACGCGTTTCTGATATGTTCTAAGTGATTGCCTCATCATCGGCTATAGGAAATTTGTAAGCACAGAGACTTGACATTTGGAGAGGGTGTGCTTCATATATTTTTTGCGTCGTTCATTGAAGGGATTCTTCGAAAGTCCACCACTAGCGGGATGAAATAGAGGTTGAACGGTTTTTTTGAAAATTTTCGCTATTAACACAATTTTAAGTTAGAGCAACGAAAACTGGTACGTTGTTTCTCCGTTAGAaacaaagaaatacgtgtttcagcgttTATGGAAATATAACTGCTACAGGGATGagatagtgggtgaaagcttttcgAAAAAACAAATCATCATTAAAGAACCATTAATGCATTTTCGAAGCTACATCTATGGAAATTGGTATTTGAGTGATTGGTTACAAAAGAAAGAAATACGTGCTTCAgtatttttttggaaattcaacgctTAGCTAGGAGGAAtggaggatgaaaatttttaactgCTAAGAATAGGAACTGGAAATTTGCGGGgggaggttgttgatcttatattgTAGGCAGTGTTTAAGACGAGATTGCTCGAAATTCCATCCCGAAGGGGGTAAAGTAGGAGAtgaaagaatttttgaaaatatgtcagtaTTAAGTAAATAGCTAGAAATACTGAGAGAGATATTTAGTTTCTCGgtaggaaataaaaaaataaatgctgCATCTTTTAGGAAATTCATCCCCTAAGGGATGAATTAGAGGATGaaactttttattaaaatatttcgttatataaaacatatttaaagctaaatctatgaaaacaggTATTTGATATCTGAGGGAATGTATTGGGGAAAAGAAGTTTTTTTGGAAATATAACCCCAAGAACTCAAAAGACAGGATTAACAAAGGACTCTGACTCCAGCTTTTAGGTCAAAGGTACTTTCGGCAAAGACCAGACTCCAATAGCTTAAGCAGCGTGAAAAGTTACGAAGATGCTGCAATTTGTGGATAACATAAATATTCGATTAAAGAGAACAAAAAAATTCTGTGCAGACCGTACAGTCTACGTGAGCCAAGCAGCAGGCGCTAGGCTATTACATCACAAATTACCTTCAGTTTCCAGTGTTGCAGTATTCTAATACGTCCACAGCACACAGCAAATATCTGCTAACGTTAATATGAGAAAGAACAGAAAAACCAAATACGGCATTGAGATTGTTAGTCTCATTCTATAAACAATTAGTAGTAACTTGGCGGATTTCTTCTGTAGACAGGATTGAAACCAAATGTGTGCCAGATCCGATTGCCGGTTGCTTAGCCGCGACCTAAGTATTCACTGTACACTCAGATCGCTGCTGTGATAAATAGTATTAACTGGTGCCTGCTGGGTAGCAGTCTCTGGCGGCACTCACCAGCTTGTACATGTTGTGGGGTGTGGTGGTGTCAGCGGCTGGCGGCTACTGTGCCGGGACCAGTCTCTCGCCGCCTTTTATACTCGCCCGCGCCCCCGCCACGGACCTGCCTCATTGCCAACAGCCGAGCACTCTGCGTAACACCTTGCCGGATACGCCCATCAGGTGGGCCACACACGGCCGAAACCAGGCAGCCGCGTCACTGTTTCTTTGCATACATGTGTTTACAGTTGCGACAGCTTAAGAGCCTTCGAGAATGTTCCCTAAAAGCGTGCGTGAAGTTACTTACGCCACACATTGGTTGGTTCTTATATATTAGGAGTTACAGGGCGGACTATACTTTATTAACTATTTTTACGTCTAAATCCCTGATGGTGTAAAGTGGTAAAACCTGAAATGAAAAACTTCCCTTCGATTTCCGCTTTACtgcaaactacactgaagagccaaagagactcgtacacctgcctaatatcttctagggctccgcgagcacgcagaaatgcctcagcgcaacgtggcatggactcgactgatgtctgaagtagtgctggaaggaagtgACACTATGAACTCTGTAGGGCTGGCcaagaatccgtaagagtacgaactgGTATAGATCTGTTCAGAACGGCACGTTGAAAGCcttcccagttatgctcaataatgtccatgcctggggagtttggtggtcagaggaATTGTAAAACTcgaaagagtgttcgtggagccactctgtagcagttatggacgtTTGTGGTGTcatgttgtcctgctggaattgtccaagtccgtcggaatgcacaatggatgtgagtGACTGTGACAGGGtacttaaaatgtgaattacacaccccaatattttcttattaaaaagttgaataatttcaaaagcatttaatagatgtaaattaaagtgtCACTTACTGTCATTACAAAGTTATTACTAAATcaggcgttataggggagagagtgtggcagatatgatacacgagttgggatggaagtcattatagcatagacgtttttcgtcgcggcgagacctttttacgaaatttcagtcaccaactttctcttccgaatgcgaaaatattttgttgagcccaacctacataggtaggaatgatcatcaaaataaaataagagaaatcagagctcgaacagaaaggtttaggtgttcgtttttcccgctcgctgttcgggagtggaatagtagagagatagtatgattgtggttcgatgaaccctctgccaagcacttaaatgtgaattgcagagtagtgatgtagatgtagatattataagCTATAGGAACGTTATAAATATTCGCTATAAATTCGAGGAACCGATGTCTTCGTGGAAAAGCAGTATTATAACTGTTGCTCTATTGTGCGAGATACAAACAGGCAGTCGGTCAGGAAGTGTCAAGGCCCGCACAGAACTAATCGAGCAATGGGCTTGATCTGCTACAGTGCCAGTACATTCACGAGTTTCGCAGAAAGTCGAGCGTTAtgtactgtaaaattttatcggaaTTTTTACAATATCGTCAGTTATAAATGTCTGTCAATAAAGGCATCATGAATGTATCAGAAGCTGCAGATTCATTATAAAGTGCAGCGCCGAAGGTTATGTTCATAGATGCAGTTGTTTGTTACGAAAGGCTGCTTGCTGCAAAATAACATGATTGCATAGGAATCTTTAACGACAATTTTTCGTGAAGCAGTGTTGATGATTGAAGAAATTTACAGATGTGCTATGGTCATGCTGGCTGAAAAAATACTTGTGACTGATGATGAACAGGCTCaagaaaataaaaactgtaaaGCTGAACCTTTCGAAAAGAACGAAAGTGAACCAGAAGAAAAGAAGGCAAGAGTAGTAGATCGTCCTTTTTTGGATTATAAAATTAACATTGTTAATATCGCAAAGGCTCACCTCACGTGGAAAATACAAACATTACAAGAAAAGTATGGAGCGGGTTAAGAGAGAAGGAATATTAATCCAaatggggagaagaaatgaaacaagGTGGCAATCAAGTACGCAGCAATCAGTTCTTGGAAGCATGAACATTCTGTTGAAGGCCGAGAgaattatatatatgaagacagtagctgttctcgaaagaacagatactgtagatGATCGTGCAGCTTTTCCcagcagctgtccacatcgaggtatatcaacaacaccagtcggcagctaagggtttcagttggtcatcatttattccagggagaagctgcacggtcatctacagtatctgttctttcgagaacagttactgtcttcatatatatagttaaaggctacccaaccattgaccttcgtctgtgcgaatgcgcacaggttgcccaaactcttactggaatcgccaaagcgtgcgcgagtaatgagtgaatgggcaaatgtccaTAACGTACATTACATAGGTAGAATtctggacagttggaaatgtgagtctcacgggaagattgcaagggataagtccttgcagtctcGCTGTtaacctgtgtcctcggtggttcagatggatagggcgtctgccgtgtaagtaggagatcccaggttcgagtcccggtcggggcacacattttcagctgtccacatcaaggtatatcaacaacaccagtcggcagctgagggtttcagttagtcatcatttacccGAGAGAATTATTAGCAGTTGACTACACGGAATTTACAACAGTGGGCTTTAGCAGCAGAACAAAAGTTTATAGATTTTGAATTTAAAGCTTCTGACAGTTGGGTTGAAAAATAAGCAGGGCATTCGTCAGCGAAAAGTGACAAGATTTGTTTCAAGCGACAATCGAAGAAATTTTGGCTCCTGCAGACACTTTTCGAATCTAGACGTTAAAACTGTTAccgaatttcaacaaaaatttgttATAAACACTGAGCAGGCAGGTATTTATTGCAGGGTATTTAAAAATACATTTTGCTCTCTATTTTTACGATTCTATGACTTTGTCCGTCTGGAGACATACTACGTAAGTGATTGTTCGTTTACAAGAGACAACCGGTAACTTCAGTCCCCGAatccaaaaacagtgaaagaatatgagcaaaattaaaaaaaaaaacgttgtaatAACGTATACAAATCTGGGAAGCTAGCGACAGAATTGTATAACGACTTTCTCAACCGATGTTTGAAGTCTTGTGTTGGTCAAGAACGGTTTCTTCTCTTAATTATTGACTCTTGGAGTGGACAAGCACAGGCTGAATTATACGACGAAATCTTTCAAGATGATGAGAAATCTTCAGCATGTGCAACTAAAGTGATGTACTCCAACTTGTTCAACCATGTGAAGTCTACTCTTATAGACAAGTAAAAACTCTGATAAAGAGTTAACAATATTGCGCTTATCTTAATGAAAATAACATACAAATAAATTTTCGTGAAGAATGTATAAAAATACAACCAATTGTCCACCATCAGCTGTCAACACCAAAATTTATGGCTAGTACGCTTCTAGGTTTCCTGATGAAAAAGAACTTTTAAGGAATGTCAGCGAAGTATGTTTCCAACAGATCTTTTAACACAAACTTTGATCCTGTGTACAATATCCTTCAAAAATTATGCAagatgacaaaatatttttttatttcaatgtttttatGACAATTATCATTCTGGTGCTTGCATATGAAATACAAAATTGACAAATAAACATGATACTGTAAACAATTCTATGTAATTGAAACATCACCCAGAATAATGTGACAGTGGTAAGTAGTTCCCCTCCATTTCAAACGCATTTTAAGGTGAACAACtttttgaaagaaaatattgatgAGTGTAATTCATATTTTAAGTAGCTGTAACGACCATTTCATAAACAGAATAAAGTTATTATGATGTAACTAATAATACTTTAGGTCATTAACTGTATTTAACAGTTATTATCATTTTTAAAACGATTAAAAGAAATGAGGCCGCACCTGGAGGTAGGGAAGATCGAACTCAGATCGTATCACGACAGTCTAGCACACTAGTGACTGAGCTGCTTCACTTATCTCTTGCCTTCTTACTTATGACCTGTATACTTTTATGAGTGTGTATGAGCTACGTTTAATACCTCAGAGCCCTTTTTCTCGGAATTTTCTGTATAGTGAGCTTTCTGGCGTTAGGAACTATGATTGCAGGCCGCAAATGATTTTTTGGGATATCTGTGCATGATGCACTCGTGACAGGGTGGTCCCTCCAGGCACGTAATTCTCCAAAATGTCGCCTTTTccttcccaaaagagagtcagcataaccttctctgGTGATGGTTCTGTTGGAaaattctttggttttggtgatgaggaatggcgccattccttgctcgctctcttcgtattAGGTTGGTGGAAGTGAAGCCAGGTTTCGTTCCCCgtaacgattcttgtaaggaagccaTTAACTTCTCGTTCagagcgccaaagaagttcttcacaagcatcaacacgttgttttctcatttcaggagtccgctgctgtggcacccatcttgcagacacttcgtaaaactggagcacatcatgcacaatgtggtgtgctgactcatgactaatctgtaaacatgctgcaatgtcattcagtgtcactcgacggttttccttcactatggcttcaactgctgcaatgttctgtggagtcacaactccttgtgcctgacctggacgaggggcatcttccactgaagtcacaccatttgcgaacttcctacaccattcgtagatttgctgctgtgacaaacatgcatcaccgtaccgaatcttcattcgtcgatgaatttcaatagatttcacacctgcactgcgaataacagaacgctgttcttccctggtcaaAGTGGGGCGGAaatgtttatactgatactgcgacggtatgtgtgcatctgcactatgctgcgacctgcaggccattctgcacgctgtttgtagcacgctaaccaacttacaggataacagcgcaaattttcgatttgttattacaaatttaaggttttaatttgactcactgTCGTATCTGTAACATTGGGAGACCATTGGCAGGCTACTTTTACTCAGGTAATTTCGTGCATATTAAATTTACTACCCATGTGGTTTATGGTTTCCACCAGATGATGAAGTGCATTGTACTAGGCTTTGAACCAAAGTGTCCTAGTGCGAGAGGATCTCTCCTTTTATTCTTCCGT is drawn from Schistocerca gregaria isolate iqSchGreg1 chromosome 3, iqSchGreg1.2, whole genome shotgun sequence and contains these coding sequences:
- the LOC126354549 gene encoding cuticle protein 16.5-like translates to MYKLIVLAAVLAVAAAAPGFLGAPAVAYTAPAVAAAPVAYAAPAVVKAAVAAPAVAYAAPAVAYAAPAYHAPVAYAAAPAVVKTHYF